The genomic stretch GTCGAAGAGTCTGTTTTGGTTAAGACCTTAAATAATGTACTGGCGGAAGCAAGTCGTTAAGGTTACTTACAATGGCCGAGGTGCAAACTCCTTTTAAAATCCTTCAGGATATTGCCAAACGAAGCAAACAGCATGCAGCTGGCTTGCCTGCCCAGGTTGAGGTCAAAGCTCACTGGAGTGGAGTAGGTTTTCGGATCGGTGAGCAGCATTTTGTGGCGCCGATGGAAGAGGTGGCTGAGATATTACCAGTCCCTAATTATACCCAACTACCAGGGGTAAAACCATGGGTAAAGGGTATTGCCAATGTACGTGGACGATTAATTCCGATTATGGATTTACCTGACTTTTTAGGGGATCGGCTGTCTTCTACAAGAAAGATGCGTCGGATATTAGTTGTTGAGTACAACGAAACAGTCAGTGGTTTGGTGGTTGATGAAGTGCTGGGAATGCAGCACTTCGCCATTGATGGGTTTATGAATCAAATTCCACGAGAAACACCAGAAAGTCTGCAGTCTTTTCTCACTGGCTCATATGAGCGCGATGATGAGCTATGGTTGGTATTTAGTCTGTATGCCTTAGCAGAGCATCCTGATTTTTTACAGGTGGCTGTTTAATGGGTATTCAGGGAAGCAGGCTAAGAGTCTGCTTGTGATGGTGATTGCGATAACAAACATAAATGTTGTAGGCCATGCGGGGGCCATTAAAACATGAAGGGTAAAGCTAAGAACCAAGCCTTTGTGCTTGTGGCTGTTTTAATCGTAGTGGTTATTATTGCGGTGGTTGCGGCAGCGTTTATTTTGTACGACGTTAACGTTAAAGCTACGCAAGATAAGGAATATATCGGTCATGCCGGGGAGTTGAAAGTATTATCTCAGCAGATAGCAAAAAACGCGACTGAGGCAGCCAGTGGTACAGAAGAAGCATTTTTATTGCTTAACCAGGCACGTAA from Spartinivicinus poritis encodes the following:
- a CDS encoding chemotaxis protein CheW, coding for MAEVQTPFKILQDIAKRSKQHAAGLPAQVEVKAHWSGVGFRIGEQHFVAPMEEVAEILPVPNYTQLPGVKPWVKGIANVRGRLIPIMDLPDFLGDRLSSTRKMRRILVVEYNETVSGLVVDEVLGMQHFAIDGFMNQIPRETPESLQSFLTGSYERDDELWLVFSLYALAEHPDFLQVAV